In Haloarcula salinisoli, one genomic interval encodes:
- a CDS encoding DUF7522 family protein, which yields MALLEALQNEVGDNLRAVATYEEKEWEIIYEREDIEAKPRIFEKIHRELILEGMGTEYLEEVFGVGDLNCTMHSFEEAMCFHFVRGSLQGVFISIEPDAMVPLEEFVTICKESEIEPPR from the coding sequence ATGGCACTCCTCGAAGCGCTCCAGAACGAGGTCGGCGACAATCTCAGAGCCGTGGCGACCTACGAGGAAAAAGAGTGGGAGATAATCTACGAGCGCGAGGATATCGAAGCCAAACCCCGTATCTTCGAGAAGATACACCGGGAGCTGATTCTGGAGGGGATGGGCACCGAGTATCTGGAGGAGGTCTTCGGCGTCGGCGACCTCAACTGCACCATGCACAGCTTCGAGGAAGCGATGTGTTTCCACTTCGTCCGCGGGTCGCTGCAAGGGGTGTTCATCTCTATCGAGCCGGACGCCATGGTCCCCCTCGAGGAGTTCGTGACCATCTGCAAGGAGAGCGAGATAGAGCCGCCGCGGTGA